The Lycium ferocissimum isolate CSIRO_LF1 chromosome 8, AGI_CSIRO_Lferr_CH_V1, whole genome shotgun sequence DNA segment GGTAAATAGGATTATTTACCTTGATTCTGAtcttattgttgttgatgacgTGGCGAAGTTGTGGAATATTGAACTTGAAGGACGTGTTTTGGGTGCACCTGAATATTGTCATGCTAATTTTACTCATTATTTTACACCTAAGTTTTGGGTTCACCCCACATTTTCGAATGTGTTTGAGAATAGAAATCCGTGTTATTTTAATACTGGGGTTATGGTTATTGACTTGCAAAAATGGAGAAATGATGGCTATACGCGTAAACTTGAGCATTGGATGAGAGTTCAAAAGAggtaatttttgtatatatgaaaataCCTTAATTTGGATTATGATTATGTCTTTAACGCGTTTCTTCATTTAGAAGATATTCGGGTATAAGTATTATTTACCaatcaaagttttttttttttttttttttttttttttgtgtttttagttttgtttgtttttttgacCTATATTGcttgaatttttcaaaaatattacgGCATTTGTGTCAAATCCTTAGAAAATGCAAATTTTGTGGAAAGGTTCGATCCACCCTAacaatatttttgaaataacaaaaatgaagttgaaatttgattagtgaagtatttcaattttcaagtgaaattatagtttttccTCGTaacacctcatttttttttttttccaaataaaacttGTCCAAATACTCCTTTGAACTTTAATTCCAAATTATGATCAAATTGAACCAAATATTGTGTTTTTGCGTTAAACATTTTAAAGGGTGTCCTTGAAACTTGAAATTTGGGACTTCTATATGCGTTGAAATTATGTCAAATGAGTGACAATGAAGCTCGAATCTTCGATATTGTGTCAAATGAGTGACAGTGAAATTCGAATCTAAATTTTTGTATCGTGATTATATCATGTTAAATTGTGTGGATTATGTAACAAAAAAAGGTTTAAGTTATTAGGACACATATTTCTTTATtgatttacttaattatatcttcAACAATAGGTACAGAATCTACGAACTAGGTTCATTGCCGCCATTTCTACTAGTATTCGCCGGAAATGTGAAGCAAGTGGAGCATAGATGGAACCAACATGGGCTAGGTGGTGATAATCTTGAAGGACAGTGTAGGGATTTACATCCAGGCCCAGTGAGCTTGTTACATTGGAGTGGAAAAGGGAAGCCATGGCTAAGATTGGACTCAAAGAAGCCATGTCCATTGGATAGTTTATGGGCACCCTACGATTTGTTTCGACACGAGTCATTGTTTTCGGATAGCTGAATAATGCAGGGGAGGCTGAACCAAACCTCGATTAAGTATTTCTTCGCTATAGCGTGATTTTGATACCAAAGCTCGAGCCTGAAGGCGGTTAGTTAAGAACGGATGATTACTCGTCATGGACCACAATGTTTGGTGGTGGTAGAATAATTGTTTAGAGCTGGAGACAGTGATACTTAGTTTGTAAAAAGACGAATGAGGATAAAGGTATATAGGATAGGGTGATGTGGGCGGGAGGGTAGTGTTGGGATCCAGTGCAGAAAAAATCACCTTTGTTATTGGTGGGGTTAAAGAGAATTTTAACAGTTGGATTGAGGTAAATGGTGGATTTACCAAAGTGGGGTCATATGGGGATGACGTGGAGGTTTTTGATTGGTGGATGGGAACTTGATAATGGGATTTTTGTAAGGAAGTGAATGGATTAATGGGAAGATAGAGTGTTGCTTTCATGGATTTATGGACTTTTTACCTACTTCAATTatttgcctctttttttttttttttcctttgggtTGTCATtcataaatcatgaaaatttgttGTTTGATACTCTTTTTGATTGAATTTCTttatatcttatttttatgGTCCGCATCAAATCCACAATTTTTGTTAGGATCGTTTTGGAATTTTTATTGAATAGTTTTCGAAATTTTGAAA contains these protein-coding regions:
- the LOC132067713 gene encoding probable galacturonosyltransferase-like 3; this encodes MPPENHLITTVLLLFLIPATATAAAKFREAPAFRNGQNCPKNTPPIHIAMTLDYTSPYLRGSIAAVLSVLQHATCPENTFFHFLAVHHHSNNLNKTITSTFPYLNFTVSHFNPTLVRHLISSSIRRALDQPLNYARIYLADLLPVTVNRIIYLDSDLIVVDDVAKLWNIELEGRVLGAPEYCHANFTHYFTPKFWVHPTFSNVFENRNPCYFNTGVMVIDLQKWRNDGYTRKLEHWMRVQKRYRIYELGSLPPFLLVFAGNVKQVEHRWNQHGLGGDNLEGQCRDLHPGPVSLLHWSGKGKPWLRLDSKKPCPLDSLWAPYDLFRHESLFSDS